In the Gammaproteobacteria bacterium genome, ATCGCGCCGAAGCCTGCCCCGCAGTTCGTCGCAGTCGCGCCGGTCCCCGCCGTACCGCCAGCACCAGCAGCCCCGGCGCCCACGCCGCAGGTGGCGGCGGTGGCATCGGCTCCCCCCGTCGTCGCCACACCGGCTGCATCCAAGCCGGCCCATGCCGAGCCCACCGTGGCCGCCGGCCAACCCGCCAGCGTGGAGGAGTACGGCCAGCTCAAGCTCGGCATGCCGCTGAGGGACGCCATCAAGACCTTCCACAGCTACGGTGAGCGCGGCACGGATGAGCAGGGCTCCGAGACCTATACCTTCCTGGTGGGCGGCGGCCATGCATTCATCACGCTGCGCACCTCGCCCACGCACCCCGGCGAACTCTACGGCATCCAGGTGACGGGCAGCCCCGAAGCCGAGCTCGCGCCGCTGGCGGGCGTGGCGCTGGGCGACACCGCCACCGCGCTGTTCACGAAGGTGGGTGAGCCCACCGCGCGCACGCCGGTCAAGGACTACCACACCATGTGGAGCTACCTCGGCCACAACTACTCGTTCGAGGTGAGCGACGGCGGTGACGTGATCAGCCTCGTGATCTACGGCTACGCTGGCACGCCTCACGACGAGTCCATGGACGACGGCGAGGACGAGGACGGCGATGGGGCAGGCTTCTAGCCTCAGCGGCGGCTGCCACTGCAGCAACCTGAGGCTCGAGATCTCACTGAGCCGTGCGCCGGAGTCGTATCAGCCGCGCGCCTGCGACTGCGAGTTCTGCGCCCGTCACGCCGCGGCGTATATCTCCGATGCCCAGGGTTCCCTCGCCATCCACGTCAAGGATGCGGGCCGGCTCGCGCGCTATCGCCAGGGCAGCGGACAGGCGGAGTTCCTGCTCTGTTCCGATTGCGGCGTGCTGGCGGCGGTGATCCATGAGAGTGAGGGCCGTCGCTATGGCGCCGTGAACGCCCACGCCTTCGGTGGCGGCGAGTCTTTCGGCACGCCGCAACCCGCGTCCCCCAAGACCCTCTCGTCCGCGCAGAAGATCGCCCGCTGGCAGGAAGTCTGGTTCCCCGATGTGGAGCTGCGTTTAAGCGTCCCCTGAGGGTCAGTCCCGGTTCAGCATCATGATCGGCCGGATCTCGATGGCGCCATGGGCGCGGGCGCAGGGCGTGTCCGCCACCAGCCGCACCACCTCTTCCACATCGTCCGCCTCGATGATGCTGAAACCCGCGAGCGGCACCTCGAGCCGTCCCTGCGGCCCGTCAGCCACCCGGGGCACGCCTTCCCAAGCGCGTACGGTGGTGACATCGCTCTCCACGGCGCCCATGAGCGCGCCGCGCTCGCGGATCTTCGTGTCTTGGGCCAGGAGCTCATCCTGTTCCCGTTTCGGAAGCTTCTTCCAGTCCTTCTCGTCACCATAGGCCAGGCATAGGTATTTCACGTCCGTCCTCCATCTTGCAAATCAAATAACTATTAGGACGGTACGCCGCGACGCGGATATCAGCGATCCATGCGTCCGCGATCCTGTATTTTTTTACGCACGGTTCAAGTCGCGCAGGTGTATTCCATATTCACGGGAATGTCGCGCCATTTCACCCTGTTATGTGCGACACAGCACAGACGACGCGATGCGCGCGACGCAAACTGGCATCTCCAACGATCAACGGCTGTGCAAGACGCGCCGTCGCAGGAGATACGACATGAAAACATCCAAAACCCCTTCCCTCCGCACCCTATTCATGATGGCCGGCATGGGCGCCGCGCTCGCCGCCGGGATGCCGGCCCTGGCATCCGACGACCCGGCACCCAAGGCCCACAGCGACAGCGTGGGCGACGCCATCAGTGACACCGCCGTCACCGCTAAGGTGAAGGCCAAGTTCGTGGGTGTGGACAGCCTCAAGGGCTCCGACATCAGCGTGACCACCACCAACGGCATGGTCACCCTCACCGGCACCGCCGGCAGCTCCAGCGCCAAGTCCGAGGCGGAACGCCTGGCCAAGCAGGTGAAGGGCGTGAAGGACGTGGACAACGAGCTCAAGACCCCTTCCAGCAGCAAGACCAGCGCCGAGCTGAAGGGTGCCGCGAACAGCACCAAGCAGGGCGTCTCCGACACCTGGATCACCACCAAGGCGAAGGCGGCGATCACCGCTGACAGCGTGGCCAAGGGCTTCGACGTGCACGTGGAGACCACCAACGGCGTGGTGGTACTGAGCGGTCAGCTCGCCAACAAGGATGCCATCGCGCACGTGAAGGATATCGTCGAGAAGATCGACGGCGTGAAGAGCGTGGACACCAGCGGCCTCGAGGTCGCCCCGGGCAAGTGACGCTTGCCCTTCGTGGGGTCCCGGCGGCGGCAGCCGCCGCCGGGACCGCGCCAGGATACGAGACAGGAGACATGACATGCAGAAGATGAACGCTTTCTACGCCC is a window encoding:
- a CDS encoding aldehyde-activating protein codes for the protein MGQASSLSGGCHCSNLRLEISLSRAPESYQPRACDCEFCARHAAAYISDAQGSLAIHVKDAGRLARYRQGSGQAEFLLCSDCGVLAAVIHESEGRRYGAVNAHAFGGGESFGTPQPASPKTLSSAQKIARWQEVWFPDVELRLSVP
- a CDS encoding YciI family protein — protein: MKYLCLAYGDEKDWKKLPKREQDELLAQDTKIRERGALMGAVESDVTTVRAWEGVPRVADGPQGRLEVPLAGFSIIEADDVEEVVRLVADTPCARAHGAIEIRPIMMLNRD
- a CDS encoding BON domain-containing protein — translated: MKTSKTPSLRTLFMMAGMGAALAAGMPALASDDPAPKAHSDSVGDAISDTAVTAKVKAKFVGVDSLKGSDISVTTTNGMVTLTGTAGSSSAKSEAERLAKQVKGVKDVDNELKTPSSSKTSAELKGAANSTKQGVSDTWITTKAKAAITADSVAKGFDVHVETTNGVVVLSGQLANKDAIAHVKDIVEKIDGVKSVDTSGLEVAPGK